The Aspergillus oryzae RIB40 DNA, chromosome 5 genome segment TTCAAATACGAACTGATAGCCACACAATACCGCCGATAATTCTCATCCCGTACCAGCGTCGTACTCAACTCTGCAGCACGGTGCTGAGCATACCACTGCTCGAAACAGCGCTTCACCAACGGCGTTGGCAAGCGTTCCGGCAGGGGAAGGCCGGACTTCAGTGCCTGCTCGATCACACTCAATACTGCCATGATATCGCCAATGTGGTGGTCGTTTAGCAGGCTCACGTTCTGGGCAAACCGCTCCTGGAGGTGTTCTGGGAGACTGGTAGATAATATAAGTAATCGACCTAATGCTTGGTTCATGTCCTGGCAGAGGACATGCATGTTTGCCAATGCTTCTCGGTGGAACGGACCGAACGTCATTTCGAATTTTAAAAGGCCAATTGAGCCTtggatggagagaagggTCTCTGCGACCTCGACTGCGATCTTCTCGGCTACTGCGCCTATGGGGCTGTTGGTTTCCGGCCGGCCCCAGTGGGATAGTAAGAGAGCATAATGATCAGAAAGCGTGCGGATGGTGTTGGATAATGTCTTGCAGATATGTCGTGTTGCGGAGGGCGGACGGGGAAATATCTGAACGATGAATGCGGCGACAAAGCCTAACAGCACTGTGACGAGTCGCTTCCAAAAGGCTTCATAGCCGTGTCCAGGTAGACCGTATTGCCATGTGTGGGTGTCGTCGTAACTGAATCCGACGACCAAAACGAATGTGGCACCGCCCATAATTGCCgccatggtgaagattgGGGGCAGGAACAGACGCCACCACATCAGTATGGCGGTCATCACCGCCGTAATCGCAGCTAGGCCATAGGCGTTACCAGGCCCATTGCCAGACCCAATGTACCAGGCGACCATGCCCAACACACCACCAACGACCGTGCCAATCGTGCGACCAACGAGGGATACGGTGAAATCGCCCATGTACACAAGCAAGGTGGTCTGCGCGGTGATCAGAGCCCAGATACCTTTCTCCCGATAGTAGAACCCAGCGCTATGTGGGATTGAAGCAGGTATGGCGACCGCGATCGTAACGACGACCATGCGCAGTGCATACATTCCGCCGGGATTCGTGAACCAGTGATAAAAGCCGGTAAGCGCTCTCACTAACAGGCTTTGTCGGATAGGCCTTCCGTAGCCGCGGCTGATATTTAGACGCCGATGCGCCTCCTTGGCTTGCTCTTCAGCATCGTCGGGGTCAGTCGCAGGAGCCGCGGTGAGATCGTCAGCAGGCGCCTTTTGGCGTGGGTTCACCAGCCAGCTGAAAGCGTAGCGCAGGCCCGAAGGTATCCAGATACGTTCCTGAGTGCGCGCTTGCATCAACCGGTGGACCTGGGCCAGGAGTCGCTCGAGGGTCTCTGCGGTGCCGAGAATGCGTTCCTCCATTACCATTCCAAGTATTATCCCGCGGAGGGCATGGGGTCCCAGGTGTTCGGGTGCTTTTAGATGACCATTTTCATCAAATAAGTCGGCATGGCTGTCGAGAAGCGCCTCAGTGGTCTCCGTCGCACATGACGATCGGGTTGACTGTAGAGTCTGCAATACCGTATCCGCTTTCATCACAAGCTCGTCCAGGTGATTTCGCGACGCGGCTCGACGAAACCACCGGCCAGAATTGACTGCGTGAAGACACTGCACAAGGAGCTCACTCGTTTCCGAGCACAGCTCGAGCAGTTCAGTAGTTGACTTTCTCAATGCCTCGCGTGTGCGGGCTCTAGAAACTCCGTGCTCAGGACTGTTCAACGCTTGTAGCAAATCTGCGCTCTCCTGTAACTGATACTGTCCGACCTCACGAACTCGCTTTTCCTGCATGTAGCTCTTGTCGGACCCCTGTTGAGAAAGAGGCTGGATTCCTTGTAGCTTTTGATCAGACCTTAGGAGGGTGATGTGGTAGTCCATCAATGACACAGAAGATAAAATAGCCTGTCGCAGAGGCTCTTGTAGCGTTTTGATGTCGTCTGAGCTCCAGCGGCCACGGGAAAAATCAAGCGGCAGAAAGGCCAATGACGGTTGCATGGCCTTGAATGCGCCGATGATCTTCGCCTTGGTGGCCGTCAGCTGCTGCAGATCGAGGGATTCACCTGCGAACCTTTGCCGGGTGCACTTCAGTGGGATTTCTCCCAGACGGACTAGTTGCTCCATTTGCGTGAGGGCTACAAACGATGTCGACTGCGGTAGGAAGACCAAACAGCAGGCAAAGCCCAGGCCAATGCCGATGGCACCTGGTTTAATGAGGACCTCAGGCAGGGAAGCCGTGAATGAGGGCAAACTTGGCccaaagaggagaaagaggtcTGCGATGATGATTCCGAAGATCTGTGCCAAAGCAAACTTCGGATTGGCGACACGGACACGGGACATGAAATAGATGAAAACACAGATCATCACATAGAAGACGACGGTGACGCGGGCATCAAGCATGAAGCCATCGTACACAAGGACTTTAGCCTCCGCGGCTGGACTCGTGCCTGTTTGATTGCCGATCGCGACTGCTTGCTGTTGCAACGCCTGTACCATGGCCTTTGTTTGTGCGTCTGGTCGTGCCGCTAAGGCGGCTTTCATAGTCAGGAGGCCCCACGCCCATGCGAGGCACATACCAAAGAGGAGCGACAGCGCTGCTAGCAAGTAGACGAACAGAATTCCTGCTGGGGGAACAATGTACAACACCAAAGCCCCAAAGAAGGTCGCAATGCCGATCTTGTGTAAGGCTGGACCGATGAATATCAGCAGCGAGGCCACCCAGGCCGCGGCCCAGCAGCGAAAGAGTACCTTCAAGTCCCGCACATTGAAGTGGTCCAACCAGCCCGGGAGCTTGAAGCGACGGCCCTGTTGGCTGCCGCTAGGGTGGTCGGCAGCATCAGAGGACTTAGGATCGGGCATTTTTTGCACGACATGCGGCTTCTAATTGTGAAAATCGGAGAAGGACACGAGGAATGCAGGTCCGAAGTGC includes the following:
- a CDS encoding uncharacterized protein (predicted membrane protein), whose product is MPDPKSSDAADHPSGSQQGRRFKLPGWLDHFNVRDLKVLFRCWAAAWVASLLIFIGPALHKIGIATFFGALVLYIVPPAGILFVYLLAALSLLFGMCLAWAWGLLTMKAALAARPDAQTKAMVQALQQQAVAIGNQTGTSPAAEAKVLVYDGFMLDARVTVVFYVMICVFIYFMSRVRVANPKFALAQIFGIIIADLFLLFGPSLPSFTASLPEVLIKPGAIGIGLGFACCLVFLPQSTSFVALTQMEQLVRLGEIPLKCTRQRFAGESLDLQQLTATKAKIIGAFKAMQPSLAFLPLDFSRGRWSSDDIKTLQEPLRQAILSSVSLMDYHITLLRSDQKLQGIQPLSQQGSDKSYMQEKRVREVGQYQLQESADLLQALNSPEHGVSRARTREALRKSTTELLELCSETSELLVQCLHAVNSGRWFRRAASRNHLDELVMKADTVLQTLQSTRSSCATETTEALLDSHADLFDENGHLKAPEHLGPHALRGIILGMVMEERILGTAETLERLLAQVHRLMQARTQERIWIPSGLRYAFSWLVNPRQKAPADDLTAAPATDPDDAEEQAKEAHRRLNISRGYGRPIRQSLLVRALTGFYHWFTNPGGMYALRMVVVTIAVAIPASIPHSAGFYYREKGIWALITAQTTLLVYMGDFTVSLVGRTIGTVVGGVLGMVAWYIGSGNGPGNAYGLAAITAVMTAILMWWRLFLPPIFTMAAIMGGATFVLVVGFSYDDTHTWQYGLPGHGYEAFWKRLVTVLLGFVAAFIVQIFPRPPSATRHICKTLSNTIRTLSDHYALLLSHWGRPETNSPIGAVAEKIAVEVAETLLSIQGSIGLLKFEMTFGPFHREALANMHVLCQDMNQALGRLLILSTSLPEHLQERFAQNVSLLNDHHIGDIMAVLSVIEQALKSGLPLPERLPTPLVKRCFEQWYAQHRAAELSTTLVRDENYRRYCVAISSYLKFLSAIDDMVLVLKGTLGESHLIERWQGEVPV